A single Gemmatimonadota bacterium DNA region contains:
- a CDS encoding DUF1080 domain-containing protein, with protein sequence MADSVGYNDTSVIPGSNWRVHDGDRPQPRVVTPGGASGSPPSDAVVLFDGSDLAQWIGRDGGDAAWKVENGYMEVNGTGDISTRAHFGNCQLHLEWATPEEVVGDSQGRGNSGVFLLGLYEIQVLDSFDNRTYADGSASSIYGQYPPLVNASRGPGEWQTYDIFFESPSWDGDRLVKGAHLTVIHNGIVVHHRQRAIGPTGHRDLANYDTPHAVTGPLQLQDHGDPVRFRNIWMRRLNAYDES encoded by the coding sequence ATGGCGGATTCCGTAGGATACAACGATACCTCCGTAATACCCGGCAGCAACTGGCGCGTCCACGACGGCGACCGTCCCCAGCCCCGCGTCGTCACGCCGGGCGGCGCCAGCGGGAGCCCTCCTTCCGACGCGGTCGTGCTCTTCGACGGATCGGACCTCGCCCAGTGGATCGGCCGAGATGGAGGCGACGCCGCCTGGAAAGTGGAAAACGGGTACATGGAGGTCAACGGCACGGGAGACATCTCGACCCGCGCGCATTTCGGCAACTGCCAGCTTCATCTCGAATGGGCCACGCCCGAAGAGGTGGTCGGAGACAGCCAGGGCCGGGGCAACAGCGGTGTGTTCCTGCTGGGTCTCTATGAGATCCAGGTGCTGGACAGCTTCGACAACCGGACCTATGCCGACGGTTCCGCCTCGTCCATTTACGGCCAGTACCCGCCCCTGGTCAATGCCAGCCGGGGACCGGGCGAATGGCAGACCTACGATATCTTCTTCGAATCGCCCTCGTGGGACGGCGACAGGCTGGTCAAAGGCGCGCACTTGACGGTCATCCACAACGGGATCGTCGTGCACCACCGCCAACGGGCCATCGGTCCCACCGGGCACAGGGACCTGGCGAACTACGACACGCCCCACGCCGTCACGGGCCCCCTGCAACTGCAGGATCACGGCGATCCCGTCCGGTTCCGCAACATCTGGATGCGACGCCTTAACGCCTACGACGAATCCTGA